One window from the genome of Phycisphaerae bacterium encodes:
- a CDS encoding NAD(P)-dependent oxidoreductase, translated as MSGRSVLVTGTSGRLGSAVAQRLAEECAVVGFDLNVPSDEVAKCLSRSEVGSITDPEAVARAIDGVEVVVHCAAIPGNCRPAHKLVEVNVLGTFVLLEAAGNREHVRQFIYISSVCWFGITEQAADRYMPSYLPLDERHPSVAVAPYGASKVQAESWCRWYAEFYGKPVVSIRPSLIVPPHRESKFVARAAPNQRVLNDYVGQNDLIDGIVRAMAYEPRDGFDCFLMNAEDQWTTTPTLELAERFYPGVPVDREKLSRCDGFGALICCDHAREVLGWSPKYRCAR; from the coding sequence ATGAGCGGTCGGAGCGTGTTGGTCACGGGGACCAGCGGGCGTCTTGGATCGGCGGTGGCGCAGCGTCTGGCGGAGGAGTGCGCGGTGGTCGGGTTCGATCTCAACGTCCCGTCGGACGAGGTCGCCAAGTGTTTGAGCCGTTCGGAGGTCGGGTCGATCACCGATCCGGAGGCGGTGGCGCGGGCGATCGACGGGGTCGAAGTGGTCGTGCACTGCGCAGCGATTCCGGGCAACTGCCGGCCGGCTCACAAGCTGGTGGAGGTTAACGTGCTGGGGACGTTTGTGCTGCTGGAGGCGGCGGGGAACCGCGAGCACGTTCGGCAGTTCATCTACATTTCATCGGTGTGCTGGTTCGGGATTACGGAGCAGGCGGCGGATCGGTATATGCCGTCATACCTTCCGCTTGACGAGCGGCATCCATCGGTGGCGGTGGCGCCGTATGGGGCGAGCAAAGTGCAGGCGGAGAGTTGGTGCCGGTGGTACGCGGAGTTTTACGGCAAGCCGGTGGTGTCGATTCGTCCATCGCTGATCGTTCCGCCGCATCGGGAGTCGAAGTTTGTGGCGAGGGCGGCGCCGAACCAGCGGGTATTGAACGATTACGTGGGGCAGAACGATCTGATCGACGGGATCGTGCGGGCGATGGCGTACGAGCCGAGGGACGGGTTCGATTGTTTTTTGATGAACGCGGAGGACCAGTGGACAACCACGCCGACGCTGGAGCTGGCGGAGCGATTCTATCCGGGCGTGCCGGTGGATCGTGAGAAGCTGAGCCGCTGCGACGGGTTTGGTGCGCTGATCTGTTGCGATCACGCGCGGGAGGTGCTGGGCTGGTCGCCGAAGTACCGCTGCGCAAGATGA
- a CDS encoding MBL fold metallo-hydrolase — MDVNVTLFGNSGFEIQAGGFRLLIDAFTNGYPGGTQLDPPPESVQNADLILITHSHYDHFSPWKTAAAARVSGAQVVGPKAVIDALAGELPAGQLVEAEPPVAPAGQPAAAVELTSGPAKITAFRTFHARGHNSYLIDVEGVRLFHDGDNEDTRRLDLARLGRNDALFLCPWKGSGWVEFIERLNPNRWFLMHLTDAELDDHEAGRFFADICDYVPLADRLVVLRPGQTHGFAVGG; from the coding sequence ATGGATGTGAACGTAACGCTTTTCGGGAACAGTGGTTTCGAGATCCAAGCCGGTGGATTCCGCCTCCTCATCGACGCCTTTACCAACGGCTATCCCGGTGGTACGCAACTCGATCCACCACCCGAATCGGTGCAAAATGCCGACTTGATCCTGATCACGCACAGCCATTACGACCATTTCAGCCCGTGGAAGACCGCCGCCGCGGCGAGGGTCTCCGGCGCACAAGTGGTGGGCCCAAAGGCGGTTATCGACGCTCTGGCGGGTGAGCTGCCGGCTGGGCAACTGGTCGAAGCCGAACCGCCGGTCGCACCGGCCGGTCAACCCGCCGCCGCTGTGGAATTGACGAGCGGTCCGGCGAAGATCACCGCCTTCCGGACGTTTCACGCTCGGGGCCACAATTCGTATCTGATTGACGTGGAAGGGGTTAGGTTGTTTCACGACGGCGACAACGAGGACACCCGCCGGCTTGACCTCGCGCGGCTGGGGCGCAATGATGCGCTTTTCCTGTGTCCGTGGAAAGGTTCGGGTTGGGTCGAGTTTATCGAACGTCTTAATCCTAACCGGTGGTTTTTGATGCACTTAACGGATGCGGAATTGGACGACCACGAGGCGGGACGGTTTTTCGCGGACATCTGCGATTATGTGCCATTGGCGGATCGGCTGGTGGTTTTGCGGCCGGGTCAAACACATGGTTTTGCAGTTGGCGGCTGA